One segment of Thermococcus sp. AM4 DNA contains the following:
- a CDS encoding STT3 domain-containing protein: MARKREGKKGEIERTERKKTAALERIKSSPYSVPVLIALIAFLIRLIPYRLRYPIGYDPYFHLAYLQYVTEHGWVNYFPYALGPWGFLINHFHPKGLWGAPYAVYLMGKWAGLSVYGAFKLTPPIFGTLTVLALYYTVRRIHSTRAAIISSLILALTFGHVFRSMSNYYRGDNYALFWYSVVLLFFSLALFEKNPRRKVELYALSGLAGGLSSAFWSAYYIVLVLPLFVGLSVSAYGFLRGEGIKDGVLMTLSTGIAAVVASLLGRLFGFGMFWIENWQGKNLVKLTGISPGPLQDAYLVLHLLVLLPATLVIIALLWALKSKIPEKARKIGTAGTLALALVVFLGLLWRYGGTLEILASGLNAFGGAATAEMSRPGWWDIKTAYHALLLFLFLYPLSLRRPRLGDAFALGSSLPLLLLSLYWTRFLFIGSFGLALLGGIGGAEFLKLTKKNARPVGILLIAILLLIGGYHSVKATYEVKPIVDEHWERALEYLRGVSNENDIVLTWWDHGHWVTYFAHRAAVAQGTPSELVSKFYLGKTTKEDLMALGVDYVTVSFDTMLKWGSLKATAGQKSGYVLILLPFRGAYGDTAVFQNGNYQVAVRKNGKTWDVLVNAGGAQFIPNETWIEGKDGSFLANVTGKKAGNAYLYVNLNYGYAVLMDGETFKTPFARLMFTNDYPGDFRLAYTDGGMVKIFKLVHPNVALDREEGLLRFENATGDTLRIYGYTDSGKRVFYRAYNVSGMTEFKIPPEVRGVVIRYTYLKGETILDRGVFRRSDGWS, encoded by the coding sequence ATGGCGAGAAAGAGAGAAGGGAAGAAGGGTGAAATTGAAAGAACCGAGCGGAAAAAAACAGCCGCGCTTGAAAGGATTAAATCATCCCCCTATTCAGTCCCCGTCCTCATAGCGCTGATCGCGTTCCTCATAAGGCTCATACCGTACAGGCTCAGGTATCCAATAGGCTACGATCCCTACTTCCACCTGGCATACCTCCAGTACGTCACGGAGCACGGATGGGTGAACTACTTCCCCTACGCCCTTGGCCCGTGGGGCTTCCTGATAAACCACTTCCACCCCAAGGGACTGTGGGGGGCGCCTTACGCGGTCTACCTCATGGGAAAATGGGCCGGTCTATCAGTTTACGGTGCGTTCAAACTAACCCCTCCTATCTTCGGCACCCTAACGGTTCTGGCGCTGTACTACACCGTCAGGAGGATACACTCGACGAGAGCAGCGATTATATCTTCTCTGATCCTGGCCCTGACCTTCGGGCACGTCTTCAGATCCATGTCCAACTACTACAGGGGTGACAACTACGCCCTCTTCTGGTACTCCGTCGTGCTCCTGTTCTTCTCCCTCGCCCTGTTCGAGAAAAACCCCCGGAGAAAGGTGGAGCTCTACGCGCTGAGCGGTCTCGCCGGCGGGCTCTCAAGCGCCTTCTGGAGCGCCTATTACATAGTCCTCGTGCTGCCCCTCTTCGTTGGGCTGAGCGTTTCAGCCTACGGCTTCCTACGGGGAGAGGGCATCAAGGACGGTGTTCTGATGACCCTTTCAACGGGAATAGCGGCCGTCGTTGCCTCACTCCTCGGCAGGCTCTTCGGCTTCGGAATGTTCTGGATCGAGAACTGGCAGGGAAAAAACCTAGTAAAGCTCACCGGAATAAGCCCGGGTCCCCTCCAGGATGCGTACCTCGTCCTCCATCTCCTCGTCCTCCTCCCAGCCACGCTCGTAATAATCGCCCTTCTGTGGGCCCTTAAGTCAAAAATCCCAGAGAAAGCCAGGAAGATCGGAACCGCCGGAACTTTAGCCCTTGCCCTCGTTGTTTTCCTCGGGCTGCTCTGGAGGTACGGGGGTACACTGGAGATACTCGCCTCGGGACTCAACGCCTTCGGCGGAGCGGCCACGGCCGAGATGTCGAGGCCGGGGTGGTGGGACATCAAGACCGCCTACCACGCGCTCCTGCTCTTTCTCTTCCTCTATCCCCTCTCCCTGAGAAGACCAAGGCTCGGCGATGCCTTCGCCCTCGGTTCTTCCCTTCCCCTGCTCCTGCTCTCCCTCTACTGGACCCGCTTCCTCTTCATCGGATCATTTGGCCTGGCACTGCTCGGCGGCATTGGGGGGGCGGAGTTCCTCAAGCTGACGAAGAAAAACGCCCGTCCCGTCGGAATTCTCTTGATAGCCATCCTGCTCCTCATAGGCGGCTACCACTCCGTAAAGGCCACGTACGAGGTTAAGCCCATAGTCGATGAGCACTGGGAGAGGGCCTTGGAATACCTGCGGGGTGTTTCCAACGAGAACGATATAGTGCTGACGTGGTGGGATCACGGCCACTGGGTTACATACTTCGCCCACAGGGCGGCGGTTGCACAGGGGACGCCGAGCGAGCTGGTGTCAAAGTTCTACCTGGGAAAAACGACGAAGGAAGACCTTATGGCACTTGGAGTGGACTACGTCACGGTTTCCTTCGACACGATGCTCAAGTGGGGCTCGCTCAAGGCAACTGCCGGCCAGAAAAGCGGTTACGTCCTCATCCTCCTGCCGTTCAGGGGAGCCTACGGGGACACCGCGGTTTTCCAGAACGGTAACTACCAGGTGGCCGTGAGGAAGAACGGGAAAACGTGGGACGTGCTCGTAAACGCCGGCGGTGCCCAGTTCATACCAAACGAGACTTGGATAGAGGGAAAAGACGGTTCCTTCCTGGCGAACGTAACCGGGAAAAAAGCCGGCAACGCCTACCTGTACGTCAACCTCAACTACGGCTACGCGGTGCTGATGGACGGGGAGACGTTTAAGACACCCTTCGCGAGGCTCATGTTCACGAACGATTATCCCGGGGATTTCAGGCTCGCCTACACGGATGGGGGAATGGTCAAGATATTCAAGTTGGTGCACCCAAACGTTGCCCTCGACCGCGAAGAAGGGCTTCTCAGGTTCGAAAACGCAACCGGAGA
- a CDS encoding glycosyltransferase family 2 protein gives MDVSVVLPTMNEEEAIRVVLPKIKDVLDRMGLEYEIIVVDKSSDRTPEIARGLGAIVVRQRGKGYGDAYLEGFRRARGKYVLMLDPDGSYDPEDIPAMLEPLLKGEADFVIGSRLKGEMDPGAMPWLHRRIGNPFLTWVLNLFFKAGISDAHCGMRAIRRDALERLPLKCKGMEFASEMVIEAAKHGLRIKEVPIRYHPRIGESKLSSFKDGWRHLRLMLLYSPTYLFLIPGLVLLALGLFLLAYTYIFEPIRLHTMILGSLLTITGTQVLGFGVSAKVYAVKEGFEKPDRITGFFMRYSILEEGLLAGGVLLFVGLVLGIRLFLQWRKANYGALFHIQEAILILTLITLGLQVVFFSFFISVYMLKEG, from the coding sequence ATGGACGTTTCGGTGGTTCTGCCGACGATGAACGAGGAAGAGGCGATAAGGGTAGTTCTCCCTAAGATAAAAGACGTCCTCGATAGGATGGGTCTTGAGTATGAAATCATAGTCGTCGACAAGAGCAGCGATCGAACGCCGGAGATAGCGAGGGGGCTTGGCGCTATAGTTGTGAGGCAGAGGGGCAAAGGCTACGGCGATGCTTACCTTGAGGGGTTCAGGAGGGCCCGGGGGAAGTACGTTCTCATGCTCGACCCCGATGGGAGCTACGATCCGGAGGATATACCGGCGATGCTGGAGCCCCTCCTTAAGGGTGAGGCCGACTTCGTGATCGGCTCCCGCCTAAAGGGCGAGATGGATCCCGGGGCCATGCCTTGGCTTCACAGGAGGATTGGCAACCCCTTCCTGACGTGGGTTCTGAACCTCTTCTTCAAGGCGGGCATATCCGACGCCCACTGCGGAATGAGGGCCATAAGGAGGGATGCCCTTGAAAGGCTTCCACTCAAGTGTAAGGGCATGGAGTTCGCCAGCGAGATGGTCATAGAGGCTGCTAAGCACGGACTCCGTATAAAGGAGGTTCCTATAAGGTACCACCCTAGGATAGGTGAGTCAAAGCTGAGCTCCTTCAAGGACGGCTGGCGGCACCTCCGCCTCATGCTCCTGTACTCTCCGACATACCTCTTCCTGATTCCCGGACTCGTTCTCCTTGCCCTTGGGCTGTTCCTCTTAGCTTACACGTACATCTTTGAGCCCATTAGGCTGCACACGATGATACTCGGCTCCCTCCTAACCATCACGGGGACGCAGGTCCTCGGCTTTGGGGTTTCCGCCAAGGTCTACGCCGTTAAGGAGGGCTTCGAAAAGCCGGACAGGATAACGGGCTTTTTCATGAGGTACTCCATCCTTGAGGAGGGCCTTTTGGCAGGAGGAGTTCTCCTGTTCGTCGGTCTCGTCCTGGGAATTAGGCTGTTTCTCCAGTGGAGGAAAGCAAACTACGGTGCCCTGTTCCACATCCAGGAGGCAATCCTGATACTGACCCTGATAACCCTCGGCCTCCAGGTGGTCTTCTTCTCCTTCTTCATCAGCGTGTACATGCTCAAGGAGGGTTAG
- a CDS encoding glycosyltransferase family 4 protein gives MRILLVSPYFPPEGGGLESYALAMAEELLEEHEVRVLCMSRGSSSRETMRIRGKSLPVERVKAFVFSNTPISLRFVLRLFSIVRNWRPELIIAHTPVPFAADAAAFASVLFRVPLMIVYHTVGLRKGSALDAVAALYSKTLERFTLSRAGLLVAVSPSVRDYLREAGFHPIIIPPRPKSELLRAVPEKLPPKEKVVLFVGRLSSFHRFKNFELLLRAFAQASRDHPDWELWVVGGGDELPRYRALAEELGLEDRVRFFGPVSDAEKLAGIYSGAAIVVLPSSFESFGLVVVEGALFGAVPLVSDVVARNVFLFHPGIGRASRVLRQKAELSSMLNELFEHPKTLKKLSAMLGKIEGFRKSFKRFRYISVLSELNLLEKF, from the coding sequence TTGCGGATTCTTCTGGTTTCCCCTTATTTTCCCCCTGAAGGCGGCGGCCTTGAGAGCTACGCTCTGGCCATGGCCGAGGAACTCCTGGAGGAACATGAGGTTCGGGTTCTGTGCATGAGCCGGGGTTCATCCTCCAGGGAGACAATGAGGATCCGGGGAAAGTCCCTGCCGGTCGAGCGCGTGAAGGCGTTCGTGTTCTCCAACACTCCCATAAGCCTGAGGTTCGTTCTGAGGCTTTTTTCCATCGTCAGGAACTGGAGGCCGGAGCTTATAATCGCCCATACGCCGGTCCCCTTTGCGGCCGATGCTGCGGCTTTTGCTTCCGTCCTCTTCCGCGTTCCGCTCATGATAGTCTATCACACAGTCGGCCTGAGGAAGGGATCCGCCCTCGATGCCGTTGCAGCTCTCTACTCAAAAACCCTGGAGCGGTTTACCCTCTCACGGGCGGGGCTTCTGGTGGCGGTCTCCCCGTCGGTCAGGGATTACCTCCGTGAGGCCGGCTTTCATCCCATAATTATTCCGCCGAGGCCGAAGTCAGAGCTTCTCAGGGCCGTTCCGGAGAAGCTTCCACCCAAGGAGAAGGTGGTCCTCTTCGTCGGTCGGCTCTCCTCCTTCCATCGCTTCAAGAACTTTGAGCTTCTTTTGAGGGCCTTCGCTCAGGCTTCGCGGGATCATCCCGACTGGGAGCTCTGGGTTGTTGGGGGTGGAGACGAGCTGCCGAGGTATCGCGCTCTTGCTGAGGAACTCGGCTTGGAGGATAGAGTGAGGTTTTTTGGCCCGGTTTCGGATGCAGAAAAACTTGCCGGGATCTATTCCGGGGCCGCGATAGTGGTTCTCCCGTCTTCTTTTGAGTCGTTCGGCCTCGTCGTCGTCGAGGGGGCCCTCTTTGGAGCGGTTCCTCTTGTTTCGGATGTGGTGGCAAGGAACGTTTTTCTCTTCCATCCAGGGATTGGCAGGGCTTCCCGCGTGTTACGGCAAAAGGCGGAGCTTTCTTCGATGTTAAACGAGCTGTTTGAACATCCGAAAACTTTAAAAAAGCTTTCTGCAATGCTTGGGAAGATCGAGGGATTCAGAAAATCCTTCAAAAGGTTTAGATACATCAGCGTTCTTTCAGAACTCAATCTTTTGGAAAAATTTTGA